The Stenotrophomonas maltophilia genome includes a region encoding these proteins:
- a CDS encoding DUF805 domain-containing protein translates to MQEMILPLKRYAQFEGRANRREYWMYQLFLFLVATAVMLLAGVLAILLRNSAEALAGILIGMVVLLCVMWLATIVPLIAVTVRRLHDCNQSGWLFLLALVPGGGIVIMIFSLLPGTPQENVYGPVPTGP, encoded by the coding sequence GTGCAGGAAATGATTCTGCCGTTGAAGCGCTACGCCCAGTTCGAGGGCCGCGCGAACCGCCGCGAGTACTGGATGTACCAGCTGTTCCTGTTCCTGGTCGCAACGGCAGTGATGCTGCTGGCCGGCGTGCTGGCGATCCTCCTGCGCAACAGTGCCGAAGCGCTGGCCGGCATCCTGATCGGCATGGTGGTGCTGCTGTGTGTGATGTGGCTGGCCACGATCGTGCCGCTGATCGCAGTGACCGTACGCCGCCTGCATGACTGCAACCAGTCGGGCTGGCTGTTCCTGCTGGCGCTGGTACCGGGTGGCGGGATCGTGATCATGATCTTCTCGCTGCTGCCGGGCACGCCGCAGGAGAACGTGTATGGTCCGGTGCCTACGGGGCCGTGA
- a CDS encoding FecCD family ABC transporter permease, producing MSPADRRRRRGRTMLLVALLALLGAVLASFAVGPLRLPPLEVMQALAVKLGLLDPQAVSSRDLAVVWQLRIPRALLGAMVGASLAMAGASLQGLFGNPLADPGIVGVSQGAALGAVAAIVLGAAGAAGWLVPVAAFVGGALAIGLTYALARPGKGSGNATLLLVGIAMAAFCSALIGFLTYIASESELQSLVFWQMGSLARANWADVAAVVPLFAIGVFALQRLATPLDMLALGERQAQHLGLDVTRTRRRLVAFSALLVGAAVAFAGSISFVGLVVPHVARLLVGPGHRWLLPLSGLLGALLIVVADTAARTLDPPAEIPLGLFSAALGAPFFLWLVLQQRRKAAP from the coding sequence ATGAGTCCGGCGGATCGGCGCCGCCGTCGCGGGCGGACGATGTTGCTGGTGGCGTTGCTGGCACTGCTGGGTGCGGTGCTGGCCTCGTTCGCCGTGGGCCCGCTGCGGCTGCCGCCGCTGGAGGTGATGCAGGCGTTGGCGGTGAAGCTGGGCCTGCTCGATCCGCAGGCGGTCAGCAGCCGTGATCTGGCGGTGGTCTGGCAGCTGCGCATTCCGCGTGCCCTGCTGGGTGCGATGGTCGGTGCGTCGCTGGCGATGGCCGGTGCCAGTCTGCAGGGCCTGTTCGGTAACCCGCTGGCCGATCCCGGCATCGTCGGTGTCAGCCAGGGTGCTGCGCTGGGGGCAGTGGCTGCCATTGTTCTCGGCGCTGCGGGCGCAGCCGGCTGGCTGGTGCCTGTGGCCGCGTTCGTTGGCGGTGCGCTGGCGATTGGCCTGACCTATGCGCTGGCGCGGCCCGGGAAAGGCAGTGGCAATGCCACGCTGCTGCTGGTCGGCATCGCGATGGCCGCGTTCTGCTCGGCGCTGATCGGTTTCCTCACCTACATCGCCAGCGAAAGCGAATTGCAGTCGCTGGTGTTCTGGCAGATGGGCTCGCTGGCGCGTGCCAACTGGGCCGATGTGGCGGCGGTGGTGCCCCTGTTTGCCATCGGCGTGTTCGCGTTGCAGCGGTTGGCCACGCCGCTGGACATGCTGGCGCTGGGCGAACGCCAGGCACAGCACCTCGGGCTGGACGTGACCCGCACGCGGCGTCGCCTGGTGGCGTTCAGTGCGCTGCTGGTGGGCGCGGCGGTGGCCTTTGCCGGTTCGATCAGTTTCGTGGGCCTGGTGGTGCCGCACGTGGCACGCCTGCTGGTCGGCCCCGGGCATCGCTGGTTGCTGCCGTTGTCCGGCCTGCTCGGTGCGTTGCTGATCGTAGTGGCCGACACCGCGGCCCGCACGCTCGATCCGCCGGCGGAGATTCCGCTGGGCTTGTTCTCGGCCGCGCTGGGCGCGCCGTTCTTCCTCTGGCTGGTGCTGCAGCAGCGCCGCAAGGCGGCGCCATGA
- a CDS encoding heme/hemin ABC transporter substrate-binding protein, which translates to MNIASRLRLCALPFAVSLALAACGGSSAPSDANTPAESPAATAAAAETALPGGWQRVAGAEMPAVHGQKAVLPAKVHSDDGADIEVADTSRIIAGGDDVIAVIEALGLGKQVFAAPTNTTTQAGLAAPHQFLFNRTTGVEGVLSLQGSLFLGNSLRRHTELAKKLREVGEPAVVIDDLQPAPDKVRKVAAALGLAEAGQALATQVQRQLDEAAAIGKGLGHAPRLIHVSATGAGGSPTVAGADSASAQLIALAGGVNIGTEAGVKNYSQLSNEGVVASAPEVILVTEHDLQLFGGAEGLWKAYPTLKQTPAGQANRVWVMPDVQLKYTSVGSGAGALALAKALAALPKA; encoded by the coding sequence ATGAACATCGCGTCCCGTCTGCGCCTGTGTGCGCTTCCGTTCGCTGTTTCGCTGGCGTTGGCTGCCTGTGGCGGCTCGTCGGCTCCCTCTGATGCCAATACGCCTGCCGAGTCGCCCGCAGCAACGGCGGCCGCTGCGGAAACCGCGCTGCCGGGAGGCTGGCAGCGAGTGGCAGGAGCCGAAATGCCGGCCGTGCACGGCCAGAAGGCGGTGCTGCCGGCCAAGGTGCATTCCGATGATGGCGCCGATATCGAAGTGGCCGATACCAGCCGGATCATCGCCGGTGGCGACGACGTCATCGCGGTGATCGAAGCACTGGGGCTGGGCAAGCAGGTATTTGCCGCGCCGACCAACACCACCACCCAGGCCGGCCTGGCCGCGCCGCACCAGTTCCTGTTCAACCGAACCACTGGCGTGGAGGGCGTGCTGAGCCTGCAGGGCTCGCTGTTCCTCGGCAACAGCCTGCGCCGCCATACCGAACTGGCCAAGAAGCTGCGCGAAGTGGGCGAGCCGGCGGTAGTCATCGATGACCTGCAGCCAGCGCCGGACAAGGTGCGCAAGGTCGCTGCTGCACTAGGGCTGGCCGAGGCAGGGCAAGCACTGGCCACGCAGGTGCAGCGTCAGCTCGACGAGGCTGCAGCGATTGGCAAGGGCCTGGGCCATGCGCCACGACTGATCCACGTGTCGGCCACCGGCGCTGGCGGCTCACCGACTGTTGCCGGTGCCGACAGCGCCTCGGCGCAGCTGATCGCGCTGGCTGGCGGCGTCAACATCGGCACCGAGGCGGGGGTGAAGAACTACTCGCAGCTGAGCAATGAAGGCGTGGTCGCCTCAGCGCCGGAGGTGATCCTGGTGACCGAGCATGACCTGCAGCTGTTCGGCGGTGCCGAGGGCCTGTGGAAGGCGTACCCGACGCTGAAGCAGACTCCGGCTGGGCAGGCCAATCGGGTCTGGGTGATGCCGGACGTGCAGCTGAAGTACACCAGTGTCGGTTCCGGTGCTGGCGCGCTGGCGCTGGCCAAGGCCCTGGCGGCGTTGCCGAAGGCATGA
- a CDS encoding replication-associated recombination protein A: MRPLAERMRPRTLDEMVGQKRLLAPDSALRRAVESGRVHSMILWGPPGCGKTTLALLLAEYADAEFRAISAVLSGLPEVRQVLAEAAQRFAEGRRTVLFVDEVHRFNKAQQDAFLPHIERGTILFVGATTENPSFELNSALLSRCRVHVLEGVSPTDIVEALERALGDRERGLGEEGIEVAPELLLEIATAADGDVRRALTLLEIAAELAGGEGGRITPQTLTQVLADRTRRFDKGGEQFYDQISALHKSVRSSNPDAALYWLTRMLDGGCDPSYLARRLTRMAIEDIGLADPRAQSMALEAWDIYERLGSPEGELAFAQLVLYLASTAKSNAGYAAFNQAKSDVRESGTEEVPLHLRNAPTKLMKELGYGAEYQYDHDAEGGIALDQTGFPDAMGERVYYNPVPRGLEIKLKEKLDRLRAEREAARAAKGR; the protein is encoded by the coding sequence ATGCGCCCGCTGGCCGAGCGCATGCGCCCCCGCACCCTGGACGAAATGGTCGGGCAGAAGCGCCTGCTGGCGCCGGACAGTGCGCTGCGCCGCGCGGTCGAATCCGGTCGCGTGCATTCGATGATCCTGTGGGGGCCGCCGGGCTGCGGCAAGACCACGCTGGCGCTGCTGCTGGCCGAGTACGCCGATGCGGAATTCCGCGCCATCTCTGCCGTGCTGTCCGGCCTGCCGGAGGTGCGCCAGGTGCTGGCCGAGGCCGCGCAACGCTTCGCCGAAGGCCGCCGCACCGTGCTGTTCGTGGATGAGGTGCACCGCTTCAACAAGGCGCAGCAGGATGCGTTCCTGCCGCATATCGAGCGCGGCACCATCCTGTTCGTCGGTGCCACCACCGAGAATCCATCGTTCGAGCTGAATTCGGCGCTGCTGTCGCGTTGCCGCGTGCATGTGCTGGAAGGCGTTTCGCCCACAGACATCGTTGAGGCGCTGGAGCGTGCGCTGGGTGACCGCGAACGCGGCCTGGGTGAGGAGGGTATAGAGGTCGCTCCGGAACTGCTCCTCGAAATCGCCACCGCCGCCGACGGTGATGTGCGCCGTGCGCTGACCCTGCTGGAAATCGCCGCCGAACTGGCGGGCGGGGAGGGTGGGCGCATCACGCCGCAGACCCTGACCCAGGTGCTGGCCGATCGTACCCGCCGCTTCGACAAGGGCGGCGAGCAGTTCTACGACCAGATCTCGGCGCTGCACAAATCCGTGCGCAGCTCCAACCCGGACGCCGCGCTGTACTGGCTGACCCGCATGCTCGATGGCGGCTGCGATCCGTCTTACCTGGCGCGCCGGCTGACCCGCATGGCCATCGAGGATATCGGCCTGGCCGACCCGCGTGCGCAGAGCATGGCGCTGGAAGCGTGGGACATCTATGAGCGACTGGGCAGTCCGGAGGGCGAACTCGCGTTCGCCCAACTGGTGCTTTATCTGGCCAGCACGGCGAAGTCGAATGCCGGCTATGCGGCCTTCAACCAGGCCAAGTCCGATGTGCGCGAGAGCGGCACAGAAGAGGTGCCGCTGCACCTGCGCAATGCGCCGACCAAGCTGATGAAGGAACTGGGCTACGGCGCCGAGTACCAGTATGACCACGATGCGGAGGGTGGCATCGCGCTCGACCAGACCGGTTTCCCGGATGCGATGGGCGAACGGGTGTACTACAACCCGGTGCCGCGCGGGCTGGAAATCAAGTTGAAGGAAAAGCTGGACCGTTTGCGCGCCGAGCGCGAGGCTGCGCGCGCCGCGAAGGGCCGCTGA
- a CDS encoding heme ABC transporter ATP-binding protein, protein MSVLLKLHEVVVRRQQREILHGISLAFEPGTVTALVGPNGAGKSTLLAVAAGDLRADAGEVSLLGKPLASYKAGPLARERAVMPQEHGVRFAFSVEEVVAMGRLPHPPDPVTDDARVEAAIDAAELQALRLREVQQLSGGESARTTFARVLAQDTPLLLLDEPTAALDLRHQERTLRSVRACAEAGACVIVVLHDLNLAAGYADRIVLLEQGRVAADGTPLQVLTEDNLQRVYQQDVVVLEHPRRGVPLVVVT, encoded by the coding sequence ATGAGCGTGCTGTTGAAGCTGCATGAGGTGGTGGTGCGCCGCCAGCAGCGCGAGATCCTGCACGGCATCTCGCTCGCGTTCGAGCCGGGTACGGTGACCGCGCTGGTTGGCCCGAACGGCGCAGGAAAGTCCACCTTGCTGGCGGTAGCGGCCGGCGACCTGCGCGCCGATGCGGGCGAGGTGAGCCTGTTGGGCAAACCGCTGGCCAGCTACAAGGCCGGGCCGCTGGCGCGCGAGCGCGCGGTAATGCCGCAGGAGCACGGCGTTCGTTTCGCCTTCAGCGTAGAGGAGGTGGTGGCGATGGGCCGGTTGCCACACCCGCCGGACCCGGTCACGGACGATGCCCGGGTGGAAGCGGCCATCGATGCCGCCGAACTGCAGGCGCTGCGCCTGCGCGAGGTGCAGCAGCTGTCCGGTGGCGAGTCCGCCCGCACCACGTTCGCGCGTGTGCTGGCGCAGGATACGCCGCTGCTGCTGCTCGATGAGCCGACCGCCGCGCTGGACCTGCGCCACCAGGAGCGCACGCTGCGCAGTGTGCGCGCCTGTGCCGAAGCCGGTGCGTGCGTGATCGTGGTGCTGCACGACCTCAATCTTGCCGCTGGCTATGCCGACCGCATCGTGCTGCTGGAACAGGGCAGGGTGGCGGCCGATGGCACGCCGCTGCAGGTGCTGACCGAAGACAACCTGCAGCGCGTCTACCAGCAGGACGTGGTGGTGCTGGAGCACCCGCGGCGCGGCGTGCCGCTGGTGGTGGTGACCTGA
- the lolA gene encoding outer membrane lipoprotein chaperone LolA has product MNFRFRRFLATTTLAVACAAAGSAWAGARDDLKTFTSGLKGLDGQFSQQVFDSRGKVKESTSGRVALSAPRLFRWEYVRPHEQLIVADGRKVWMYEPDLEQATVREQGKEEQNSPLTALINPALLEQQYDVSEEAAQRDGLQWLSLSPKRETEASFQYAALGFNAQGLAKMEITDAVGQRTVISFSGWKRNPGFAAGTFSFTPPKGTDVIGN; this is encoded by the coding sequence ATGAACTTCCGCTTCCGCCGTTTCCTTGCCACCACCACCCTGGCCGTGGCCTGCGCCGCCGCTGGCAGCGCCTGGGCTGGCGCCCGCGATGACCTGAAGACCTTCACCAGCGGCTTGAAGGGCCTGGATGGCCAGTTCAGCCAGCAGGTGTTCGACAGTCGCGGCAAGGTGAAGGAATCGACCAGTGGCCGTGTGGCGCTGTCGGCGCCGCGCCTGTTCCGCTGGGAATACGTGCGCCCGCACGAACAGCTGATCGTGGCTGACGGCAGGAAGGTCTGGATGTACGAGCCGGACCTTGAGCAGGCCACCGTGCGCGAGCAGGGCAAGGAAGAGCAGAACAGCCCGCTGACCGCACTGATCAACCCGGCGCTGCTGGAGCAGCAGTACGACGTCAGTGAAGAGGCGGCACAGCGCGACGGCCTGCAGTGGCTGTCGCTGTCGCCGAAGCGCGAGACCGAAGCCAGCTTCCAGTACGCCGCGCTGGGCTTCAACGCGCAGGGCCTGGCCAAGATGGAAATCACCGATGCGGTTGGCCAGCGTACCGTGATCAGCTTCAGTGGCTGGAAGCGCAATCCGGGCTTCGCGGCCGGCACCTTCAGCTTCACCCCGCCGAAGGGCACCGACGTCATCGGCAATTGA
- a CDS encoding DUF3857 domain-containing protein, producing the protein MLHPVPSALALALAAFLAAGPALADTATSAPATAPPSTSGDTEASNNFSIVRYRADYQVRPDAGNVQTETYEVLLKTKASVEQFSQVRLSYSEKMETLEVLGAYTITADGQRRDVPADRIYTQESYSSASAAMYADRKVRVIVFPNLAPGTRLYYQVRRTQATPYFPGYFGLWETFNVFTEYEDAEVTLSAPANLPMFIDSRGVQGSDRPTVKNGQAQWRWRYQRREAMPAQNWSAAGWEFGPNIMASTYRDWSQMGRAYQLKAGPAAEVTPALQALADEITAGISDRREQADALYRWVAQNIRYVAVYLGNGGLEPNSAQSILDNHYGDCKDHVTILEALLAAKGIASSPVLIGAGGGPTLPKIPVLGRFNHAITYIPEFDLYLDSTTAWARFGQLPEGDLGAPVMRTRDATLARTPANTPERNATSMEVRFTFDANGDLRGETIPKLGENAEIGMRAQFSQLNAQNRARAEEQIMAASGFDGRGQLQIQGVPVDLTRPFGYRMAFQAEDYADFSVAGGMAVPDPPGGESVRGLYATASAPANETPFYCNASLREETYRLQFPANAPIIAIPASQRFANAAGEYRVDWSREGQEVIVHHRLQQNAVRGPEALCQPQDYPAFRALYREVRRGFRGQVLYGELPGSGG; encoded by the coding sequence ATGCTTCACCCCGTACCAAGCGCGCTGGCACTGGCGCTGGCAGCCTTCCTGGCTGCCGGCCCGGCACTGGCAGACACCGCCACCTCCGCGCCCGCCACGGCGCCGCCTTCCACCAGCGGCGATACCGAAGCCAGCAACAACTTCAGCATTGTCCGTTACCGCGCCGACTACCAGGTGCGGCCGGATGCCGGCAATGTGCAGACCGAAACCTACGAAGTGCTGCTCAAGACCAAGGCCTCGGTCGAGCAGTTCAGCCAGGTGCGGCTGAGCTACAGCGAGAAGATGGAAACCCTGGAGGTGCTTGGCGCCTACACCATCACCGCCGACGGCCAGCGCCGTGACGTGCCGGCCGACCGCATCTACACCCAGGAAAGCTACTCCAGCGCCTCGGCGGCGATGTATGCCGACCGCAAGGTGCGGGTGATCGTGTTCCCGAACCTGGCCCCGGGCACCCGTCTGTACTACCAGGTGCGCCGCACCCAGGCCACGCCGTACTTCCCGGGCTATTTCGGCCTGTGGGAGACCTTCAATGTGTTCACCGAGTACGAGGACGCCGAAGTCACCCTGAGTGCGCCGGCCAACCTGCCGATGTTCATCGACAGCCGCGGCGTGCAGGGCAGCGATCGGCCGACGGTGAAGAATGGCCAGGCGCAGTGGCGCTGGCGCTACCAGCGTCGCGAGGCGATGCCGGCGCAGAACTGGTCGGCGGCGGGCTGGGAGTTCGGCCCGAACATCATGGCCAGTACCTATCGTGACTGGTCGCAGATGGGTCGCGCCTACCAGCTCAAGGCGGGCCCGGCGGCCGAGGTGACCCCGGCGCTGCAGGCGCTGGCTGATGAGATCACCGCGGGTATCAGCGACCGCCGCGAGCAGGCTGATGCGCTGTACCGCTGGGTTGCGCAGAACATCCGCTACGTGGCGGTGTACCTGGGCAATGGCGGGCTGGAGCCGAACAGCGCGCAGAGCATCCTCGACAACCACTATGGTGACTGCAAGGACCATGTGACGATCCTGGAGGCGCTGCTGGCGGCCAAGGGGATCGCCAGCTCGCCAGTGCTGATCGGTGCCGGCGGTGGCCCGACGTTGCCGAAGATTCCGGTGCTGGGCCGCTTCAACCACGCCATCACCTACATTCCCGAGTTTGATCTGTACCTGGATTCGACCACCGCGTGGGCGCGCTTCGGTCAGCTGCCAGAGGGTGACCTGGGTGCACCGGTGATGCGTACCCGCGACGCCACGCTGGCGCGCACCCCGGCCAACACGCCGGAGCGTAACGCCACCTCGATGGAGGTGCGTTTCACCTTCGACGCCAACGGCGACCTGCGCGGCGAGACCATTCCGAAGCTGGGCGAGAACGCCGAGATCGGCATGCGCGCCCAGTTCTCCCAGCTCAACGCGCAGAACCGTGCGCGCGCTGAAGAGCAGATCATGGCCGCCTCAGGTTTCGATGGGCGAGGGCAGCTGCAGATCCAGGGCGTGCCGGTCGACCTGACCCGGCCGTTTGGCTATCGCATGGCGTTCCAGGCCGAGGACTACGCCGACTTCAGCGTGGCCGGCGGCATGGCCGTGCCGGACCCGCCGGGTGGCGAGTCGGTGCGTGGGCTGTACGCCACTGCCTCGGCGCCGGCCAACGAAACGCCGTTCTACTGCAATGCCAGCCTGCGCGAGGAAACCTATCGCCTGCAGTTCCCGGCCAATGCGCCGATCATCGCCATCCCGGCCAGCCAGCGTTTCGCCAATGCCGCCGGCGAGTACCGGGTGGACTGGAGTCGCGAGGGCCAGGAGGTGATAGTGCACCACCGCTTGCAGCAGAATGCGGTGCGTGGGCCAGAGGCGTTGTGCCAGCCGCAGGACTATCCGGCGTTCCGCGCGCTGTATCGCGAAGTGCGGCGTGGCTTCCGCGGCCAGGTGCTGTACGGCGAGCTGCCGGGATCCGGTGGCTGA
- a CDS encoding YncE family protein, with protein MSFRPSFRLTSLAAGLLLAVTATAQPVFDQPANATFKGEVVSRGENVVPGSTADVVGRGFVPGQKVSLLRGDSELNAQPLVVDADGNFKTQLSIPADAVPGTHPVVVRASQPAAATVLKLRVSPQLPLSGQAQFATQSNKLVPGLYQSAYSAASNAVFVTSAVGRPPVTQSQLLKLDPKSLKVTKAITPAQVPGSTNGAVYAVYGVGVDDPNGNVWVTNTRQNSIAVYRQKDLSLVHQFPVDAVPHARDVVVDGTRGKVFASATGEDHLSVFDAKTFKELPQVTLESGVDDGKFTPMSLVLDEKGGKLFTVSIGTPEAAVIDVASGKVEKVIDLGNSISASGVAFDAARNRLYVASQGTDNLLIVDVAAGKVLHDVPVGAGALNVAFDDASGLAYVSNRGAGTVTVVNGDGKVVANLDGGTLPNHVRADGKGNVFAVNKSRGAEDPKGDRITRITPKQ; from the coding sequence ATGTCGTTCCGTCCGTCTTTCCGTCTCACCTCTCTCGCCGCCGGCCTGTTGCTGGCGGTGACCGCCACCGCGCAGCCGGTGTTCGACCAGCCGGCCAACGCCACATTCAAGGGTGAAGTCGTCTCACGCGGTGAGAACGTGGTTCCCGGCAGCACTGCCGACGTGGTCGGCCGTGGGTTCGTGCCGGGCCAGAAGGTCAGCCTGCTGCGCGGTGACAGCGAGCTCAACGCGCAGCCGCTGGTGGTCGACGCGGATGGCAACTTCAAGACCCAGTTGAGCATTCCGGCCGACGCGGTGCCGGGCACCCATCCGGTTGTGGTGCGCGCCAGCCAACCGGCTGCGGCCACCGTGCTGAAGCTGCGCGTCTCGCCGCAGCTGCCGCTGTCCGGCCAGGCGCAGTTCGCCACCCAGTCCAACAAGCTGGTGCCGGGCCTGTACCAGTCGGCCTACAGCGCCGCCAGCAATGCGGTGTTCGTGACCTCGGCGGTGGGCCGCCCGCCGGTGACCCAGTCGCAGCTGCTGAAGCTGGACCCGAAGTCGCTGAAGGTGACCAAGGCGATCACCCCGGCGCAGGTGCCGGGCAGCACCAATGGTGCGGTGTACGCGGTCTACGGCGTGGGCGTGGATGACCCCAACGGCAATGTCTGGGTCACCAACACCCGCCAGAATTCCATCGCGGTCTATCGCCAGAAGGACCTGTCGCTGGTCCATCAGTTCCCGGTCGATGCCGTGCCGCACGCGCGCGACGTGGTGGTCGACGGCACGCGCGGCAAGGTGTTCGCCTCTGCCACCGGCGAGGACCACCTGTCGGTGTTCGATGCGAAGACCTTCAAGGAACTGCCGCAGGTGACGCTGGAATCCGGCGTGGACGACGGCAAGTTCACCCCGATGAGCCTGGTGCTGGACGAGAAGGGCGGCAAGCTGTTCACCGTCAGCATCGGCACCCCGGAGGCGGCAGTGATCGATGTGGCCAGCGGCAAGGTCGAGAAGGTCATCGATCTGGGCAATTCGATCAGTGCCTCGGGCGTGGCCTTCGACGCGGCGCGCAACCGCCTGTACGTGGCCTCGCAGGGCACCGACAACCTGCTGATCGTCGACGTGGCCGCCGGCAAGGTGCTGCACGATGTGCCGGTCGGCGCCGGCGCGCTGAACGTCGCCTTCGATGATGCCTCCGGCCTGGCCTACGTCAGCAACCGTGGCGCTGGCACGGTCACCGTGGTGAACGGTGACGGCAAGGTGGTCGCCAATCTTGATGGCGGCACGCTGCCGAACCACGTCCGCGCCGATGGCAAGGGCAACGTGTTCGCGGTGAACAAGTCGCGCGGCGCTGAAGACCCGAAGGGTGACCGCATCACCCGCATCACCCCGAAGCAGTAA
- a CDS encoding alpha/beta hydrolase: MMHFVPPSRRGPLARGLAALMMGLLLATPYAHAQQRNPLQKIGHTVLDEPAASYRFEHFVVDSPDQQRRWRVNLVIPAKAGKTPSPVLYALDGNAVAMVLDQPLLAELAARKAPPVLVLIGYDNDLRIDSKARTRDYTAWIDRADDESGTTQAVGGGAAVFLDVIERRIKPEVERRARIDTQQQALWGHSLGGLFVLNALYTRPAAFQSYLAASPSLWWSQGAALGDPEQQFVQNVHGQPAKLWLMLGGAERVGDRGKRDLSNPRVVAHLRRIGGATPDAAWQLSERLAKVPGMSVQYREFPGLGHGPMLPASFHAALHELYGVTDRSAGDGAPTDGDNAAE; the protein is encoded by the coding sequence ATGATGCATTTCGTCCCGCCTTCGCGCCGTGGTCCGCTGGCCCGCGGCCTGGCCGCCTTGATGATGGGTCTGCTCCTGGCCACCCCGTACGCCCATGCGCAGCAGCGCAATCCACTGCAGAAAATTGGCCACACCGTACTCGACGAGCCGGCGGCCAGCTATCGCTTCGAGCATTTCGTGGTGGACAGTCCCGACCAGCAACGCCGCTGGCGGGTGAACCTGGTGATTCCGGCCAAGGCCGGCAAGACGCCCTCCCCGGTGCTCTACGCGCTGGACGGCAATGCCGTCGCCATGGTGCTGGACCAGCCGCTGCTGGCCGAGCTGGCCGCGCGCAAGGCGCCACCGGTGCTGGTGCTGATCGGCTACGACAACGACCTGCGCATCGATTCCAAGGCGCGCACCCGCGACTACACCGCGTGGATCGACCGCGCCGACGATGAGAGCGGTACGACACAGGCGGTCGGCGGTGGTGCTGCGGTCTTCCTGGATGTGATCGAACGCCGCATCAAGCCGGAAGTCGAGCGTCGCGCACGCATCGATACGCAGCAGCAAGCGCTGTGGGGCCACTCGCTGGGTGGGTTGTTCGTGCTCAATGCGCTGTACACCCGTCCCGCCGCCTTCCAGTCCTATCTGGCGGCCAGTCCCTCGCTGTGGTGGAGCCAGGGCGCGGCGCTGGGTGATCCGGAACAGCAGTTCGTGCAGAACGTGCATGGCCAGCCGGCAAAGCTCTGGTTGATGCTGGGCGGTGCCGAGCGTGTTGGCGATCGTGGCAAGCGCGACCTGAGCAACCCAAGGGTGGTCGCGCACCTGCGCCGCATCGGTGGCGCCACGCCGGATGCGGCGTGGCAGTTGTCAGAACGGTTGGCCAAGGTGCCGGGCATGAGCGTGCAGTACCGCGAGTTCCCGGGGCTGGGACACGGCCCGATGCTGCCGGCCTCGTTCCATGCCGCGCTGCATGAACTGTACGGCGTGACCGACCGCAGCGCCGGTGACGGTGCCCCCACGGATGGTGACAACGCCGCCGAGTGA